The genomic stretch TGATCAATTCAGATTTGTGTTTTGTTCAAGAGAATCTCTATTTGAGAAGTTGACAATTTCTCTGGGTTTGAATGGTTCAGAATTCTTtagttttgttgaaaaactCAAACAAGAGTTGTATCTTTCGAGTTTTGCAAGAGATGCAAGTCAAATGCAACTTTGTGAGCAGTTGGAACTTGAAATGCAACTTCATAATCAATTTGAGAAGCTGGTTGATGAATTATCTGTATCCAGTACTACAATTCGTGAAGTTCAAGGACAGAATGCAATCCTTTCTGAAGAGCTGAAACAGTGTCGATCTGAATGTCACGAGTTTAGTTCTGAAAGGGAGAAACTCAGTCAACAATTGCATGCTTCAAAGGCTGAAGTTGAGGAATTTTCAGCCCGAGTTGATAACTTGCAGAATAGGTTGGAAATTTCAGGAGGCAATATGTCAAGCCTGGCATCAGAGTTAGCTGACGGCAGGAATTTAGTGGCATCTTTGCAAgtccaaaatgaaaatttaaatgggatgCTTAGTTTGGTGATGGAGGAGAAAATGAAAGTTGTTGAAGATAAGGAGAATTTCTTACAAGAGAATAACAAGATGGCAGCAGAGTTGGCCCAGAGCAAAGCTTCATTGGCATCACTGCAATTGGCAAATGTCAACTTAAGTGAGTGTCTTGCATCAATAAAAGAGGAGACGAGAAAGTTTGATGAGGAAAAGGAGTTTCTTGCCTGTGAAAATGGTAAATTGCTCTCAGACTTGTCAGATTCCAATGCCTTGGTTCAGTCTCTGCAAGCTGAAAATGCAAGTTTGAGTGGCCTCCTTGCTGCTTTAGAGGATGAGAAAAGAAAGCTACATGTGGCACAAGAATATTTGGTCCAGGAGAACGAGAAGCTAGCATTGAATATTGTTGACAGCAGGATTCTAGTAGATGGCCTTCAGATGGAGTTGTCAGACATAACTGGAAGTCTTGCATCATTGATTGAGGAGAGGAACAAGCTTGAGGAAGAGAAGCAACATCTTTCAAGCAAGAATGAGAGTGGATCACGTGAGCTGCTGGAGTCTAAGAGTGTATTAGCAGGCTTGCAGATAGAATTCAGCAAGGCCATAAGAGACCTAGAAGAAGCGAACTTGCATGTTGAAAAACTCAGCCAGGAAAATGTACTTTTGAGAACAAATATTGAGCTGCATATTGCTGAGATGTCTAGTCCTGAGGATACTGCTTATCAAGTAAAAGATACCGGTGGACAGATCATAGCTAGTGATGATATTTCATCTCAAATTCCAAGGACTGAAGAAAGTCAAACTGCAATCTCAGAGTTCAGAAGGACCTCATCTGAAAGTGCTCCTCATGGATCACTTCCTAGACAGATTGTTATGGGTGATCCTGATGTGTCATCGGGGTCAGCATTTTGGAAAATGCACCTGGAGGCAAATGAAGTACTGCAAAAACTTGAGAATGCAATTGAAGGCATGCACTCAATTTTGGCTTCCTTAAGTAGTTCAAGCGGTAAATATGTTCAGTCAGGAGTATCAAAACTTATTCAAGCTTTTGAAACAAAAACTCATGCTGATGACGATGAAATAGATGAAGTGCCATCATCTGAAAGTGCAGAAACTAGGCATCTATTCATGCAAGCTAAACAACAAACAAAAAGCCTGCAAGTTGTTCTTAAGCAGATGCTTCTGCTAGCTGAAAGTGCCAGTAAATCTTTTGAAGGCGAGAGAAAGAGTAGAATATCTGCTGAGTTTTTGAACACACAGCTTGTGGCTTCCTGTGAGTCCTTGAAGAGTCATTGTATCCATTTCGAAGCAGAAAACATTGAGCTTGTGGTTCTATGTGAAGCTCTAAAGCAGCATATCTGCAACTCTAAAACTAGTATTTCCGATAATATTCAGCTTAAAGACAAGGTGGGGAGCTTGGAAGCCAAAATTAGTGAATTCCAGAGCAATTTGGATGAGATATGCGAAAGTTCGGATCAAATggtttcttctttctttaatCAAGTTGAAATGCTTCAGAAGGAAGTTGGTGATAGGGGATTGCTAATTGACAAGGAATGGAACTCTTTTGTTGATCAGATAGTTGTGGAAGTCAGGAAGCTTGATATGTCAATTGAGACCTTATGTTCCTTTACTTTGTCAAATGACTGCCAAAAAAATCTTGATGTAGGTAGTAGGATTGCTGCTTCGGTTAATGCTGCCATTAAAGCAATTGAAGGTCTGCACGAACAGCTCAAGTGCACTGAGAGAGACCATCAAGCTATTTTGAGTGCTTACTCcgaattgaatatgaagttcaaCAATCTGcaagaaaaaaatgaactttttATCAATGTTTTGGACAAGAACTACCGAAAGCTCAGGAGGGTTGTTGAATCATGTGGTCATGTGGAAGGAACAACAACGGGCGTAAATAATGAGAACCTACTAGATCCTGGTCTTTTCAATGACCTTTTGGAAAAGATGCTTGATGAAAAATTGCTACTTAAATCTGCTAATGACAAGCTCAATTCACATCTGGTGGATCAAGTAAGAGAAATTGATGAACTGAAAAGAAGATCTTTCCATCTAGATGCTATTCTAGAATTGTTTCAGAATGTTAAAGAAGAATTTATGTTGGGTAGCTTCAATGTGAATATTGCTGATCCTGTGCCAGGCCTAGAGTCTTTTGTCTACATTCTCATTCAGAAATACAAGGAAGCTAAGGAGCAGGTAAGCCTGGCCCAGGAAAAGCCTGATTTGAATGAGCTGCAGTTGGGTTATTTTCAGGAAGAGCTGGATTACTTGACTTTCATACTTGTTCAATATGAAAATGAAAACCTTGTTTTGaaagaaagttggaagactGTCAACAAGGATATTCCTGCTTTTCAAGCAGAACTATTGGAGAGAATTGCTGAACTAGAACAGTCAGAGCATCGGGTTTCATCTCTTAGGGAGAAGCTCAGCATAGCTGTTACAAAGGGGAAGGGTTTGATTGTGCAGCGTGACAATCTCAAGCAATCCCTTGCAGTGACATCTAATCAATTGGAAAAATGCTCACAGGATTTGCAGTTAAAAGATGTTGTGATTCATGAGCTTGAAACAAAACTTCAGAATTATTCTGAGGCTGGTGAGCGCATGGAAGCCCTAAAATCTGAGCTCGCATACATCCGTAATTCTGCTACTGCATTGCGAGAATCATTTCTTCTTAAGGATTCTATTCTTCAGAGAATTGAAGAGATTTTAGAAGATCTTGAACTGCCTGAGCACTTTCACTCCAGAGATATCATTGAAAAGGTTGATTGGTTAGCCAAGTCAATCACTGCAAACACACCTCCTCCTACTGATTGGGATCAGAAAAGCCCTGTTGGAGGAGAGTGCTATTCTGAGAGTGGATTTGCAAGTGTTGATGGCTGGAAAGAAGAGACACAACCAAATCAAGATTTGGCTGATGACTTCAGAAGAAGATATGAAGAGCTCCAAGGTAAGTTTTATGGGCTGGCAGAGCATAATGAGATGCTTGAACAATCTTTAATAGAAAGGAACAACCTTGTGCAGCGGTGGGAGGATATTCTTGGAAAGATTGAAATGCCTCTACAGTTGCGGTCATTGGAGCCAGAGGATAGGATTCAATGGTTGGGAGGTGCTCTTTTGGATGCTCAGAACCATTGTAAATCTCTCCAGCAGAGGATTGACTACTTGGATGCACTTAATGGATCATTAACTGGTGATCTGGAAGAGTCACAGAGTAGGATTTCTGAACTTGAATCAGCTTACCATTCTATTATTGTGGAGAAAGAGTGTCTTCTGAAGAATTTGGAAACTATTACTGATGATTATTATGAAAGCTCAGAGAAGGCATCACAGTTGGAAATTGAAAATGAGAAGCTGCTGAAGCAAGTGACTTGTTTGCAAGAGAAATTGGATCAGAAGCTTGTAGATGAGGAGCATTTAAATCATGTTGAAGCTGAGCTGAGAAGATTGCAGGATTTGATTCATAATGTTCTTCAGGATTCTGTCACAGATGATTTAGAATTTGGTTCCAACAATATGGAATATCTGGAACATTTGCTGAGAAAACTTATTGACAAATATTCAACGCTTTTGGTTGGTAATCTGGTTGCTGATGGGCATGTCAATGAAAAGGCTAGTGTTACTGATCATGAAGAGCAAACTAGAGATTCTGGAGTAACTGAGGATGTAGCAGCCCTCAACAAAAAGCTGGAGGATACGCTGGCTGAAGTGGTACATTTGAAGGAGGAGAGAGACAGTTACTCGGAGAAGAATCAGAATTTGGTTACTGAAGTTGAAGAATTGGATGCAAAAAGGAAAGAACTGCAGGAGCTTCTTAATCATGAAGAACAGAAGTCAGCTTCTTTAAGAGAGAAATTAAACATTGCCGTCAAAAAGGGAAAGTCTTTGGTTCAACAGAGAGACAATCTGAAACAAATAATTGATGAAGTAAATGCTGAGGTTGACCGACTTAAATTTGAGGTCAGTCAGCGTGAAAATTCTATTGCTGAATATGAGCAGAGAATCATGAACTTGTCTATGAGCCATGAAAGGATAAAAAATGTTGAAGCAGAGTGTGCGTCCCTGAGGGACCGTTTATCAGACAGTGAACACTGCCTGCATGAGAAAGAATATATGTTGAGCCTGATATTGGAAAGTTTGAAGGTTATTGATGTTGGTTTTGACTCTGGAAATCCTGTTCAAAAGCTTGAAGCAATTGGAAAAAAATACCTTGATTTAAATGCTGCTTTGGATTCTTCTTTGCAAGAATCGCGGAAATCTAAAAGAGCAGCTGAGCTACTGCTTGCAGAGTTAAATGAGGTTCAAGAAAGAAATGATGCCCTTCAAGAAGATCTTGCGAAGGTTGCTAGGGAGCTATCAGAAGTTTCTCGAGAGAAGGAGTTCTCTGAAGCTGCAAAATTTGAAGCTCTTGCACATGTTGAGAAGTTGTCTGCTGTTCAATCTGAAGAAAAGGACCACCTCTTGGCTGAAGTCTCAATCTTAAGGTCTAGTGTGGATCAAATGCAGGAGGAGATTTCTACTGTTAATAGTTCACTTGCTGAAGTTCTCTCCAAGGATTTGGAGATTCTGCAAAATCTGGAGGCGAGCATTAAGTCATGCCTAGAATCACCTAGTGCTCCTAGCACAGATGCAAGGTCAGCTATTGATGCTTTTGCTGGGATAGCTGTTGGTGATTCGGGCAGTATAACCTTCCCTAAATCTCAAAACAAGGTAGTGTTACTTTTTCTGTCAGTTTCGCTCCTTTTTTTGACATTAGGCAGtgcatttttttatttgtaCTTATTTGATGCTGTGATGAAGGATAGTGAGGAGTGTAAAGATGCTCAAAATGATCCAAGTAGTACATCCTCCTCCACTCCCCGGCCCCAAAAACCAAGAAAACCCCCTCCATACTTATGTTCATCAAACATTAGTTTTGGTCTTTCCAACTGGAATCTGTTAAGTACCCAAACAATgaacatttttcttcttcttcttcctacTCCCCCCCATCTCTCTTTGTCTCACTCCAAATAGCCTATTTTAGTGCAGTGGATATTTGGAGTTACATGTTTCTACTCATCTGAGTACCACAGTTTGTGGTCTATTAGTTCCCGTAAATATATATCTGTATCTATACATATTTAGTTCCCATATGTTCATATGcgtgtgatatatatatatatatatatatgcacacacacatacatatatacatacataaacatgcatacatatatacgtatataaatatatacatatatatatatatatatatgcacacacacatacatatatacatacataaacatgcatacatatatacgtatataaatatatacatatacatacatatatatgagTGCTTTCCAATATTCAGAAAGTTTGCATAAGAGGACCTAGAATGTACCATTAGCTTGTTTACTTGGTCAGGCCTCAATCTTGTCTGACTCGGATTTTGGCCCTTAGAAGGATAGGGTTCAGCAGTCAGCTAAAGCTTCTTCAAGTGCTGGCAACATCTATTCTGCATGTAGTTGCTTTTTGCATCATGCTTCTGCATAACTAACATGATAAAAGGCTTGGATTAGTTTAAAGAGAAATCGTGAAATCATTAGCCGATCCATTGTACTCTTCTTTCAGTCGTCCATCTCTTTGCATGTCTAAATCAAAATACTTGTATTCTATcgttgtgtgaagtttttttgcATTTGTCATCTCCAAATTCGTGTCAAATTTCCATTTGGCTAGAGTAGTTGCAATGCAAACAATTGACTTCCAAATTTTAAGCATGGACAGAAAAAGCACTATGGACAGATTTTTGCCATATATGAGGTGTAGGATGGATATGTCAttgaattttcttccttttccaaTAAGCTATTGCTCATGGTGTTTAATTCTTGTATTTACATCTGATTGCTATAGAAACGGGTTATTACTTTTAGGTCCCAGCTCCTTACTGTGTTCAATTCTTGTACTTGCGTCTGAGTGCTATATAAACAGATTATTACTTTTAGGTCCCAGCTCTTTACTGTGGTTATCTTTGTCCTTTAAAAGGGCTATAACTTGTATCTTAATTTGGATATAAATGATTGTTATTTTGCATGCAATATTTTCAGGTTCCTACAACAGAAATTGGTTTTATTAAAGAACTATTGCAGAGACACCACAACTCAATACAGGAACAAGCCAGCCATATATTTGAAATAGTTAAGGGTTTATACACTGAGGTTTCCTCTCTAAAAGAGTCCTCTGAATATGGTGAGAGAAATCTTCACCAGATAAAATCCATTTTGAAGGACAAAGATTCGGAGTTGTTTGTTGCACATAGGAATATTTCATTGCTTTATGAAGCGTGCACTCTTTCAATTGTGGAGATTGAGAACAGGAAATCTCAGCAGGATGGGATTGATTTCTCTTCCAAGGCTCCATGGGTTGACTTGAATTCTCAAACTTCTGTTGGAGGAAATACTTCTACTGAAGAGAATATTCTGTCTTCCGAGGAAGTTATTATGTCAGTGAGAGAGAAATTGTTCTCTGTTGTAAAGGATCTCATCAGTAGGCAAAATGAGATTTTAGAAGATAGACAAATGGAATGGAAGACTATTGTAAGTAACTTGCAGAAAGAACTTCATGAGAAGGATATCCAGCGAGAGAGAATAAGTACTGAGCTTGTTAGTCAGATCAAGGATGCTGAAGTCATAGCAAAGAATTACTTGCAAGATCTTCGATCTGCAACAACTAAGGCAGATGATCTGCAGATTCAGGTAAATGGCATGGAGGAGGAGCATAGTATGTTGAAGAAAAGAGTCAAAGAATTAGAATATCAGGAAACTGTCTCTGCAGACTTGCAGCAGAGAGTTGCCTCACTGACAGATGCCCTGGCTGCGAAAGATCAAGGTCTTTATGTTGCTTTGTTCTGTTGATCTCAAATTTTATCGGCTATAGTTGCAATTGCTGTTCTACTTTGTGAGTTTAtgcttgattttcctttttgtaaCTTTTCAGAAATTGAGGCACTCATGCAAGCACTTGATGAGGAGGAGTCTCAGATGGAAGGCCTTTCTAACAAAATTCTGGAGCTAGAAAGTGATTTGCAGAAAAAGAATCAAGACTTGGAGAACCTTGAAGCTTCTCGAGGAAGGGTTTTGAAGAAGCTTTCTGTCACTGTCAGCAAGTTTGATGAGCTTCATCATCTATCAGAAAACCTTCTCTCTGAGGTTGAGAAGCTTcagttgcaattacaagaacGGGATGGAGAGATATCTTTCTTAAGGCAAGAAGTTACTAGGTGCACCAATGAAGCACTTACAGCAACCCAGATGAGCAACAAAAGGAACCCTGATGAAGTCCTTGAACTCTTGACATGGCTAGACACGACAGTTTCTCGAGTTCAGGTGCGGGACATGCCTTCTAGTGATGCTGAGACTAACCAAGTTCGTGAA from Coffea eugenioides isolate CCC68of chromosome 8, Ceug_1.0, whole genome shotgun sequence encodes the following:
- the LOC113779591 gene encoding golgin subfamily A member 4 isoform X1; translation: MDKNNKNRTDLLAAGRKKLQQFRQKKDGKGGKSSGKSSKPGRDANSDAAKSTATSDKVLDEELSVSDAGEVITSSELNPLNDPVVVDDNVSIVDLSLKDGAGETTLELADEKLRLEDSKRDVEDAKVSVPFEGGGVTDGHANVEFVDSRSLGIFVSDEKSTSCKMQGPVDLSSEVERNEEEQVTDVGAMQEAGSSVSKKTDPGSEIWTQRVVPDAVVHETDRSTQPDDVVASPNVQDGQISDAFGSSSESAQVDNIYKQDAAEVLLGFEDDGLATSFRNNMLKLPSRSDACSISLSQLQEVMNGLENDQFRFVFCSRESLFEKLTISLGLNGSEFFSFVEKLKQELYLSSFARDASQMQLCEQLELEMQLHNQFEKLVDELSVSSTTIREVQGQNAILSEELKQCRSECHEFSSEREKLSQQLHASKAEVEEFSARVDNLQNRLEISGGNMSSLASELADGRNLVASLQVQNENLNGMLSLVMEEKMKVVEDKENFLQENNKMAAELAQSKASLASLQLANVNLSECLASIKEETRKFDEEKEFLACENGKLLSDLSDSNALVQSLQAENASLSGLLAALEDEKRKLHVAQEYLVQENEKLALNIVDSRILVDGLQMELSDITGSLASLIEERNKLEEEKQHLSSKNESGSRELLESKSVLAGLQIEFSKAIRDLEEANLHVEKLSQENVLLRTNIELHIAEMSSPEDTAYQVKDTGGQIIASDDISSQIPRTEESQTAISEFRRTSSESAPHGSLPRQIVMGDPDVSSGSAFWKMHLEANEVLQKLENAIEGMHSILASLSSSSGKYVQSGVSKLIQAFETKTHADDDEIDEVPSSESAETRHLFMQAKQQTKSLQVVLKQMLLLAESASKSFEGERKSRISAEFLNTQLVASCESLKSHCIHFEAENIELVVLCEALKQHICNSKTSISDNIQLKDKVGSLEAKISEFQSNLDEICESSDQMVSSFFNQVEMLQKEVGDRGLLIDKEWNSFVDQIVVEVRKLDMSIETLCSFTLSNDCQKNLDVGSRIAASVNAAIKAIEGLHEQLKCTERDHQAILSAYSELNMKFNNLQEKNELFINVLDKNYRKLRRVVESCGHVEGTTTGVNNENLLDPGLFNDLLEKMLDEKLLLKSANDKLNSHLVDQVREIDELKRRSFHLDAILELFQNVKEEFMLGSFNVNIADPVPGLESFVYILIQKYKEAKEQVSLAQEKPDLNELQLGYFQEELDYLTFILVQYENENLVLKESWKTVNKDIPAFQAELLERIAELEQSEHRVSSLREKLSIAVTKGKGLIVQRDNLKQSLAVTSNQLEKCSQDLQLKDVVIHELETKLQNYSEAGERMEALKSELAYIRNSATALRESFLLKDSILQRIEEILEDLELPEHFHSRDIIEKVDWLAKSITANTPPPTDWDQKSPVGGECYSESGFASVDGWKEETQPNQDLADDFRRRYEELQGKFYGLAEHNEMLEQSLIERNNLVQRWEDILGKIEMPLQLRSLEPEDRIQWLGGALLDAQNHCKSLQQRIDYLDALNGSLTGDLEESQSRISELESAYHSIIVEKECLLKNLETITDDYYESSEKASQLEIENEKLLKQVTCLQEKLDQKLVDEEHLNHVEAELRRLQDLIHNVLQDSVTDDLEFGSNNMEYLEHLLRKLIDKYSTLLVGNLVADGHVNEKASVTDHEEQTRDSGVTEDVAALNKKLEDTLAEVVHLKEERDSYSEKNQNLVTEVEELDAKRKELQELLNHEEQKSASLREKLNIAVKKGKSLVQQRDNLKQIIDEVNAEVDRLKFEVSQRENSIAEYEQRIMNLSMSHERIKNVEAECASLRDRLSDSEHCLHEKEYMLSLILESLKVIDVGFDSGNPVQKLEAIGKKYLDLNAALDSSLQESRKSKRAAELLLAELNEVQERNDALQEDLAKVARELSEVSREKEFSEAAKFEALAHVEKLSAVQSEEKDHLLAEVSILRSSVDQMQEEISTVNSSLAEVLSKDLEILQNLEASIKSCLESPSAPSTDARSAIDAFAGIAVGDSGSITFPKSQNKVPTTEIGFIKELLQRHHNSIQEQASHIFEIVKGLYTEVSSLKESSEYGERNLHQIKSILKDKDSELFVAHRNISLLYEACTLSIVEIENRKSQQDGIDFSSKAPWVDLNSQTSVGGNTSTEENILSSEEVIMSVREKLFSVVKDLISRQNEILEDRQMEWKTIVSNLQKELHEKDIQRERISTELVSQIKDAEVIAKNYLQDLRSATTKADDLQIQVNGMEEEHSMLKKRVKELEYQETVSADLQQRVASLTDALAAKDQEIEALMQALDEEESQMEGLSNKILELESDLQKKNQDLENLEASRGRVLKKLSVTVSKFDELHHLSENLLSEVEKLQLQLQERDGEISFLRQEVTRCTNEALTATQMSNKRNPDEVLELLTWLDTTVSRVQVRDMPSSDAETNQVREHKELLQKQIESIVSELEELRTVAQNRELLLKGERSRVEELIRKVEFLENALLEKDSQLTMVRHVGDSGQATSPKSEIVEVESLINKRAGSAAPQVRGGRKTNSDQVAIAIDMDPVSGIEDDDDDKAHGFKSLTTSRIVPRFTRPVSDMIDGLWMSCDRTLMRQPTLRLGVIIYWAILHALLATYVV
- the LOC113779591 gene encoding golgin subfamily A member 4 isoform X3; its protein translation is MQEAGSSVSKKTDPGSEIWTQRVVPDAVVHETDRSTQPDDVVASPNVQDGQISDAFGSSSESAQVDNIYKQDAAEVLLGFEDDGLATSFRNNMLKLPSRSDACSISLSQLQEVMNGLENDQFRFVFCSRESLFEKLTISLGLNGSEFFSFVEKLKQELYLSSFARDASQMQLCEQLELEMQLHNQFEKLVDELSVSSTTIREVQGQNAILSEELKQCRSECHEFSSEREKLSQQLHASKAEVEEFSARVDNLQNRLEISGGNMSSLASELADGRNLVASLQVQNENLNGMLSLVMEEKMKVVEDKENFLQENNKMAAELAQSKASLASLQLANVNLSECLASIKEETRKFDEEKEFLACENGKLLSDLSDSNALVQSLQAENASLSGLLAALEDEKRKLHVAQEYLVQENEKLALNIVDSRILVDGLQMELSDITGSLASLIEERNKLEEEKQHLSSKNESGSRELLESKSVLAGLQIEFSKAIRDLEEANLHVEKLSQENVLLRTNIELHIAEMSSPEDTAYQVKDTGGQIIASDDISSQIPRTEESQTAISEFRRTSSESAPHGSLPRQIVMGDPDVSSGSAFWKMHLEANEVLQKLENAIEGMHSILASLSSSSGKYVQSGVSKLIQAFETKTHADDDEIDEVPSSESAETRHLFMQAKQQTKSLQVVLKQMLLLAESASKSFEGERKSRISAEFLNTQLVASCESLKSHCIHFEAENIELVVLCEALKQHICNSKTSISDNIQLKDKVGSLEAKISEFQSNLDEICESSDQMVSSFFNQVEMLQKEVGDRGLLIDKEWNSFVDQIVVEVRKLDMSIETLCSFTLSNDCQKNLDVGSRIAASVNAAIKAIEGLHEQLKCTERDHQAILSAYSELNMKFNNLQEKNELFINVLDKNYRKLRRVVESCGHVEGTTTGVNNENLLDPGLFNDLLEKMLDEKLLLKSANDKLNSHLVDQVREIDELKRRSFHLDAILELFQNVKEEFMLGSFNVNIADPVPGLESFVYILIQKYKEAKEQVSLAQEKPDLNELQLGYFQEELDYLTFILVQYENENLVLKESWKTVNKDIPAFQAELLERIAELEQSEHRVSSLREKLSIAVTKGKGLIVQRDNLKQSLAVTSNQLEKCSQDLQLKDVVIHELETKLQNYSEAGERMEALKSELAYIRNSATALRESFLLKDSILQRIEEILEDLELPEHFHSRDIIEKVDWLAKSITANTPPPTDWDQKSPVGGECYSESGFASVDGWKEETQPNQDLADDFRRRYEELQGKFYGLAEHNEMLEQSLIERNNLVQRWEDILGKIEMPLQLRSLEPEDRIQWLGGALLDAQNHCKSLQQRIDYLDALNGSLTGDLEESQSRISELESAYHSIIVEKECLLKNLETITDDYYESSEKASQLEIENEKLLKQVTCLQEKLDQKLVDEEHLNHVEAELRRLQDLIHNVLQDSVTDDLEFGSNNMEYLEHLLRKLIDKYSTLLVGNLVADGHVNEKASVTDHEEQTRDSGVTEDVAALNKKLEDTLAEVVHLKEERDSYSEKNQNLVTEVEELDAKRKELQELLNHEEQKSASLREKLNIAVKKGKSLVQQRDNLKQIIDEVNAEVDRLKFEVSQRENSIAEYEQRIMNLSMSHERIKNVEAECASLRDRLSDSEHCLHEKEYMLSLILESLKVIDVGFDSGNPVQKLEAIGKKYLDLNAALDSSLQESRKSKRAAELLLAELNEVQERNDALQEDLAKVARELSEVSREKEFSEAAKFEALAHVEKLSAVQSEEKDHLLAEVSILRSSVDQMQEEISTVNSSLAEVLSKDLEILQNLEASIKSCLESPSAPSTDARSAIDAFAGIAVGDSGSITFPKSQNKVPTTEIGFIKELLQRHHNSIQEQASHIFEIVKGLYTEVSSLKESSEYGERNLHQIKSILKDKDSELFVAHRNISLLYEACTLSIVEIENRKSQQDGIDFSSKAPWVDLNSQTSVGGNTSTEENILSSEEVIMSVREKLFSVVKDLISRQNEILEDRQMEWKTIVSNLQKELHEKDIQRERISTELVSQIKDAEVIAKNYLQDLRSATTKADDLQIQVNGMEEEHSMLKKRVKELEYQETVSADLQQRVASLTDALAAKDQEIEALMQALDEEESQMEGLSNKILELESDLQKKNQDLENLEASRGRVLKKLSVTVSKFDELHHLSENLLSEVEKLQLQLQERDGEISFLRQEVTRCTNEALTATQMSNKRNPDEVLELLTWLDTTVSRVQVRDMPSSDAETNQVREHKELLQKQIESIVSELEELRTVAQNRELLLKGERSRVEELIRKVEFLENALLEKDSQLTMVRHVGDSGQATSPKSEIVEVESLINKRAGSAAPQVRGGRKTNSDQVAIAIDMDPVSGIEDDDDDKAHGFKSLTTSRIVPRFTRPVSDMIDGLWMSCDRTLMRQPTLRLGVIIYWAILHALLATYVV